GCCGAGCACGCGATCCAGCGTGAGGGTGTCACCGTGGTGGCGGATGACGCGGCATCCGGTGGATCCGCCGTCGAGGGACTCGGCGATGGCGACTTCGTCGCCTTCGACCCGGTGAACTTCTCGGGAATTAGCGGTGCGGTGGTTCGTGCATCCGGGGCGGGCACGGTCGACCTCCGGTGGGGTTCGGCCGACGCTGAACCGTTCGCGACCGCGACGATCCCCGCAGGCAATGACTGGCAGGATGTGGAGATTTCGTTTGCCGCTCCCGAAGGGTCCGGTGCGCTGTACGTGACCTCGCCGTCCGACCTCGCGCTCGATTCGATCGAGATGGTCGGCGACGGTGTCGCTGACGTCCAGGCGCCCGAGGTTGCGCACACTCTTGCGCCCGCCGTTGCCGGCGGCGTGGGAGGCGTGTTCAACGAGCCTGTGCGGTTCTCGGTGCAGGCCAGCGACAATGGGGCCATTCAGTCGGTCCAGTACTCGCGTGACGGCGGTGTCACATGGCTGAACCTTTCCGCGAACCAGCAGTACGGTGTCACGTTCAACGAAAACGGCGAGTATTCGCTCACCTATCGCGCGACGGACGCTGGCGGGAATGTCTCGGAGCTCGGCTCGGTCTCCTTCACCATCGATCTGGAGGCCGCGGACGCGGATCTGACTCCGCCGACGGTGTCGGCGACGGTCGATGGCCGCACCGTGACCATCACGGCCGAGGACGAGGGTAGTGGTGTCGACTCGATCGAGTACCGCCTCGCGGGCGACGCCGAGTGGACCACCTACGAAGCTCCGTTCACGGTTCCCGGGGAGGGTGCGGTCACCGTGACGTTCCGGGCGACCGACGTCGAGGGCAATGTGAGCACAACCGGTTCGGTTGTCGTGGGCGGCGACGGACGGATCCTGCTGCCGGTCGACAAGGTCTCACTGCAGATGTTCTCCCTCACTCCGTGGGTGAGCCAGGACGGTCTCGTGCCGGTGCTGGAGCGGCTCTCCGAGATCGGCTTCGAGAACATCGAGCCCTTCGGAAGCAACTTCACCGGGTACACGGCCGAGCAATTCCGCGCCCTCACCGATGATCTCGGCCTGCGGGTTCCGAGTTCGCACCACAACGTGAACGAGGCGACCTTCGACGCGACACTGGAGTTCGTTCGTACGCTCGGTCAGGAGTATGTCGGTTCCGGCGGGTTCGCCTCGCCCGGTATTGGCACCTACGAGAACACGCTCGCGACGGCCGAAACCATGAACAGGCTGGGTGAGCGGTCGGTGGCCGCAGGCATCGGCAAGTTCTTCGGCCACAACCACGCTGGCGAGTTCACAACGCAGTACGAGCACGACGGACAGATGATGTCGGCGTGGGAGATCCTCGTTGCCGAGACGAACCCCGAGTGGGTGACGTTCCAGCTCGATGTGGCGTGGGCGGCTCACGCCGGGGTGGATGTCCCGGCTCTGATCGATCAGTACGCGGATCGCATCGACCTTCTCCACGTGAAGGATGCCGTGAACCTGGGTGGCTCCGGCAGCCCGTCGTTCCGCAACCTGGGCGAGGGTGATGTTCCCCTGCAGGAGATCCTCGCCGCGGGTGTTGCAGCAGACGTCAACTACTTCGTGATGGAGTACGACCGTGCTGCCGACGGCGAGAGTTTCGCCGCCGATGGGTTCGAGTACCTCACCGGCATTCCCGCGGGTTCGGGTGATGTGGTTGTGGATCGGGTCGCGGGTGCCAACCGCTACGAGGTCTCGGTCAACATCTCGCAGGCCGCATACCCGGAGACCGCCCCGGTGGTCTACGTGGCGAGCGGCGAGAACTACCCCGATGCGCTGTCGGCGGGTCCCGCCGCGGCCTTCGAGGGCGGTCCTCTCCTGCTGGTGAAGCCGGGTGAACTGCCGGGTACCGTCGGTGCGGAGATCGAGCGACTGGCCCCAGAGAAGATCGTGGTTGTCGGAGGGCCAATGTCCGTCGATGACGACGTCTTCTACGAGCTGTCGGGTATGGCCGAGGAGACGATCCGTGTCGCCGGTGCCAACCGTTTCGAGGTTTCTCGAAATGTCGTGGAGTACGCCTTCGGCGACGAGGTTCCTCTTGCTTACATCGCGACGGGGGAGAAGTTCCCCGATGCGCTGTCGGCTGGTGGTGCGGCCGGTGCGCAGGATGCTCCGGTGATCTTGGTCCAGGGTTCCGCCTCGGATCTGGATGACGCGACCGCAGCACTGCTGGCTGACTTGGGCACAACGCAGACGCGGGTCCTGGGTGGCTCGGCGTCGGTGTCGCCGGGTGTCTTCAGCGACATCAAGGCGCTCACAACCGCGTTGCGTCTCGGTGGAGCGGATCGGTACGAGGCGGCGCGAGCCGTCAACGCCGACGCCTTCTCCTCGGCTGACCGCGCGTTCGTTGCGACCGGGTTGAACTTCCCGGACGCGCTCGCGGGCTCGGCGTGGGCGGCAGCGTCGGCATCCCCGATGTACGTGGCTCCCGGCACCTGCGTCACGGCGGGAGTCTTGGCCGACCTGGAGATGCTGGGTGTGACTCACGTGACTCTCCTGGGTGGCGAGGCTTCGTTGAGTCCGGATGTCTTCTCGCTCACGCCGTGCGCGTGATGAGGTAGACAACTCGGTCGGTTAGGCACAGGCCGTCACGGTGTCGGGGATGCACTTCCCCGAGGTCGTGGCGGCCTGTGCCGTATTCCGGCACCAAGAATCGTTATGCGATCGCATCCGTTTTCCACGCCCACTTTCAGGATGTGTGCAACATAAAGGAGTTACGTAACCCGACGGTGAGCTCGGGACCCCTCGTACTGGGCTGATGGGCGACTGCGGCCACTTCTGACGGGTCGCGAGCATCTTTTGTCGGCTTGACAACAGGGGCGGTAGTGCTTATGTTGTTCGAGACGTCAATGAGGACGATGGGGTTTTCCCGGGGTTTGTCCCGATCGCTTCTTCCTTGTTGATGGTTACTGCAGTTCACATTCGATTCAAGGAGGAATGACATGGTGGTTTCGAGGACGGTGAGCCGTAAGCTGCTCATCGCTGCTGGTGCAAGCCTTGCCACTGTTGGTTTGCTGGCCGGTTGTGCTGCTGGTACGCCGACGGACACGGGCACGGAGACTGGTGGTGGAGAGTCCACTGGTGGGAACGATGAGACGGGTGACACGGTTGTCATCGGTTTCTCGGGTCCTGCTGCTGACCACGGCTGGTTGGGTGCTATTAACTCGGCTGCTATTGCTGAGGCGGCGAAGTACCCGGACATTGAGCTGAAGGTTGCGGAGGGTACTAACGACGCGAACCTGCAGATCAGCCAGGTTGAGACGTTTGTCAACGAGGGTGTTGACGCGATCGTTCTGCTTCCGACCGATGGTGCGGCGCTGACGGAGGCTGCTATTGCGGCGATGGAGGCTGGTGTTCCGGTTGTGAACGTTGACCGTGAGTTCTCGAGCCCGTTCGCGGCTCGTACCACGATCCTCGGTGACAACTACGGTATGGGTGTTTCGGCTGGTACGTACATTTGTGAGCAGCTGGGTGACAACCCGGATGCGGTGATCGCTGAGATCGCTGGTATTGACTCGCTTCCGCTGACGCAGGACCGCACGCAGGGCTTCAACGATGCTCTTGCTGACTGTGGTCTGTCGGTGTCCAACCGTGTTGCTGCTGACTTCACCGTTGCCGGTGGTGAGGCTGTGACCTCGCAGCTGCTGTCGGCTGCACCGCAGATCGACGCGATCTGGAACCACGATGACGACCAGGGCATTGGTGTCCTGGCTGCTATCGCTGCTGCCGGTCGTGACGAGTTCTTCATGGTTGGTGGTGCTGGTTCTGCCAACGCCATGCGTGAGATCCAGTCCGGTGAGTCGGTGCTCCAGGCGACGGTTATCTACCCGTCGACCCAGGCCGCTGACGGCATCCGCCTGGCACGCCTGATCGCCCAGGGCAAGGTCATGAGCGACCTCGTCGAGGCTGCGGTGCCGGCACGTATCGTGCTCTTCGCACCCGTGGTCACGGCCGAGAACGTGGAGGAGTTCCTCCCCACCGCGTTCGAGTCCTAAACCGAACACAGACGGTGCCCACGCAGAAACCTGCGTGGGCACCGTCCCCCCCTGTACTGAAATAGAAGAAAGCGAACAAAGATGTCACTGCCCCAGTCCCCTCGTGTCGCCATGATCGGCTACGGGTTCATGGGTGCCGCCCACTCACAGGGCTGGCGTGTCGCCCCCCGGTTCTTTGACCTCCCCGCGAAGCCGCAGATGCAGCTGCTCGTGGGTCGTAGCAGTACCGGAGTCGCGGATGCCGCGGAGCGCTGGGGCTGGGCCGAGACCGCGACGGACTGGCGTGAGGCCATCTCTCGCGATGACATCGACATCATCGACATCGTCACCCCCGGTGACTCCCACGCCGAGATCGCGATCGCCGCGCTCGACGCTGGCAAGCACGTTCTGTGCGAGAAGCCCCTCGCCAACACGGTCGAAGAGGCCGAGGCGATGGCGGCGGCAGCCGAGCGCGCCGCAGCCAAAGGTGTCTACGCCATGCTCGGTCACACCTACCGTCGTGTCCCCGCGGTGACCTTTGCGCGCGATCTGATCGCGGCAGGCAAGATCGGCGACATCCACCAGGTACGCGCCTCGTACCTGCAGGACTGGCTCATCGACCCCGAGGTGCCCCTCGCATGGCGCCTCCAGAAGGAGCACGCCGGTTCTGGCGCACTCGGTGACATCGGCGCCCACATCATTGACCTCACCCAGTTCGTGACGGGGCTCCTCATCGAGTCCGTCTCGGGCACCGTCGAGACGATCATCAAGAAGCGCCCCATCCTCACCGACCACGCGTCGGGACTCGCGGGCAATAAGGGTGGCGAGGAGTTCGGCGACGTCACCGTCGACGACATTGCGCTCTTCACCGCTCGTTTTGAGGGTGGGAAGCTCGGAACGTTCGAGGCAACACGATTCTCGACCGGCCGTAAGAACGCTCTCCGCTTCGAGATCTCCGGTTCGAAGGGTGCGATCTCCTTCGACCTCGAGGACCTCAACTCGCTCGAGTACTACGACGCGACCCTCCCCGCCGAAGAGCAGGGCTTCACCAAGATTCTCGTGACCGAGCCCGGTCACCCGTATGTTTCCGCCTGGTGGCCCGCCGGCCACATGCTCGGCTACGAGCACGCGTTCTCGCACCAGGTGAAGGATCTCATCGAAGCAATCGCCGCAGACCAGCAGCCGACGCCGACGTTCGCCGATGGACTCAAGGTCCAGCAGGTGCTCGCGGCGGTGGAAGCCAGTTCGGCAAACGGAAGCGCCTGGACCCAGGCTTAGGAACGAGAGGGACAACACCGATGTCACGACCGATTACTCTGTTCACCGGCCAGTGGGCCGACCTTCCGCTCGAGGAAGTGGCGAAGCTGGCTTCCGAGTGGGGCTATGACGGCCTCGAGCTCGCGTGCTGGGGCGACCACCTCGACCCGAGCCGTTGGGACGACGACGAGTACGTCCAGGGTCGACTTGATCTCCTCGCGAAGTACAACCTCAAGGTCTGGGTCATCTCGAACCACCTCAAGGGTCAGGCCGTCTGCGACGACCCGATCGACCAGCGTCACAAGGACATCCTTCCCCCGGCCATCTGGGGTGACGGCGACCCGGAGGGTGTGCGCCAGCGCGCCGCCGAGGAGATGAAGAACACCGCTCGTATTGCCGCCAAGCTCGGCGTCAAGACGGTTGTTGGGTTCACCGGCTCGTCCATCTGGAAGTACATCGCGATGTTCCCGCCGGCAAGCCAGGAGATGATCGACGCTGGCTACCAGGACTTCGCCGACCGCTGGAACCCGATTCTCGATGTCTTCGACGAGGTGGGCGTCCGCTTCGCGCACGAGGTTCACCCGAGCGAGATCGCGTTCGACTACTGGTCGACCGTTCGCACCCTCGAGGCCATCGGTCACCGCGAGGCGTTCGGCCTCAACTGGGACCCGAGCCACTTCGTGTGGCAGGACCTCGACCCGGTCGGATTCCTCTACGAGTTCAAGGACCGCATTTACCACGTGGACTGCAAGGACACGAAGATGCGCGTCGGCAACGGCAAGAATGGCCGTCTCGGTTCGCTTCTCCAGTGGGCCGACGGTCGTCGCGGCTGGGACTTCATCTCGACCGGCCACGGCGATGTGCCGTGGGAGGACAGCTTCCGCATGTTGAACCAGATCGGCTATGAAGGCCCCATCTCGGTCGAGTGGGAGGATGCAGGCATGGACCGGCTCATCGGCGCCCCCGAGGCGCTCGAGTTCGTGCGCAGGCTCGCCTTCGACCCGCCCGCAGCGGCGTTCGACGCGGCCTTTAGCACGAAGACGGAATGAACCGGGTCGGGCACGGTCAGCCGGATGTTGCTGACCTGCCCGTCTCAACCCCGACTGCGAGTGACACCACTCGCCGCGGCAATCTCTCGCTCGTGCTGTCGCTCGTGCATCACAAGCGAGCGATCAGTCGGGCCGAACTGACGCGCGTCACGGGGCTCAACCGTTCGACGATCGGCACTCTCGTGTCGCATCTCGTGGAGTTGGGTCTCGTGAACGAGGGCCGCGCAAGCGGCAACAGTCAGATCGGACGGCCGAGCCCCACTGTGACGCCCAATCGGTCACTCGCTGCTTTGGCGATCAATCCCGAGGTGGACGCGGTAACGGTGGGACTCGTGGGCCTCGGCGGCGAAGTCATCCGCAAGATCCGTTTCGCCACGCTCCAATCTCCGACCCCCATCGAGGTCGCCAACATCTCGGCGGCGATCCTCGAAGGAATGAAGGTGGAGTTGGAGTCCGGCTACCGCATCGTCGGGGTGGGGGTGGGTGTTCCTGGACTCACGCGAGTCGAGGACGGCGTAGTGTCCTACGCCCCGCATCTCGGTTGGCGTGACGCGCCCGTCGCCCAACTCATCGCGGAGGCGACCGGGTACAGCGTTACGGCAGCCAACGATGCTTCGCTCGGCGCGATCGCCGAACTCCAATTCGGCGGCGGCCAAGGATGTCAGGACCTCGTGTACCTGAACGGTGGCCCCAGCGGTATCGGCGGGGGAGTCGCGGGCGGCGGTGCCCTGCGTACGGGACGCAACGGCTACGCCGGTGAACTCGGCCACACGCTGGTGCGCACCGATGGTGCCGAATGCCACTGCGGCGGTTCCGGATGCCTGGAAACCGAGGTGTCGCTCGCGCGCCTCCAGGAGCTCGTGGGACTCGCCGGTGCCGACATCGACGAGGTGGCGAGGGCGCTGCGCGCAAGCGACCCCACCGTGGTCATGCCGGAGATTCGTCGGCAGCTCGACTATCTCGCCATCACGTTGCGTAACGCCGTCAACGCGTTCAACCCTGAGCGGATCATCCTCGGGGGATTCCTCGCGACGCTGTACTCAATGGACCCCGACTACCTCGTATCGCAGGTGCGCGCCAGGGCGCTGCATGGTCCGGGTGAGGTTGTCGAGATTTCCGAGGCGCAGCTGGAATCGAACATCCTCATGATCGGGGCGGCCGAGCTCGCGTTTTCTCGTTTGCTCGCTGACCCTCTCATCCCGCTCCCATAATCGCTCCATACCGTTACCCCACGGTTCTTGCTGACGACGGCGAGGCCAGTGAAAGGATCACCCGACGATGTCTGGTCACATGACGCTCTCACGCTGGTGGGCTGCTGCCCTCGCCGTACTTCTCGCGTTCACGGCGAGTGTGCTCGGCGTGGCATCCGCCGCTCAGGCCCACGGCGGGCCCATCGAGCTCACCGTGGGTGACGATGGCACGGGCATCATCATGATGACGGCGACCTACATCGACGATGGGCACCAGGTGGAGGACATCATCGAGGCGACGGCTACGGCGGTGTCGCCGACGGGTGAACAGGTTGGCCCGCTGCAACTATTCTCGGGGGATCTCGGTCCCTTCACGTGGTCGACACGTGAACCGCTCGCCGAGGGTCAGTGGGAGGTCACGGTGACGACGACCGCGCCAGCCGATGCGACCATCACCACGCCTATGACCATTCAGTACGTGACGGACACGAGCGGACCTGCCGGCGGCCAGGGTATCGATACGACCCTGTTGTATGTGGGAATTGGTGTTGCCGCCCTAGTGCTCATCGTGTTGATCGTCCTGATTGTGCTTCGTCTTCGCGCGCGAAAGGCCTAGATGCCACTAGTCACGGGGGTAGAACGACCGGTTTGTTGAGGGGATAGATATAAGCGTCATATGTCCCCCATCCCCTTTATCTCGGGTGACAACGCGATTTTCGCGGTGTAGGGCCGTCGCGAGAGCACCGAATTTATCTTGACACACAACATTTAATGCCCTAATTTCAGCCTCAGTATCGATCAATGAGGATCGCCCTGTGTGTGCTCCCCTGAGGTCGGTCGACCCTTCACATCCGAAAAGGAGCAACCAGGTGAACATTGCAGTCCACCCTGTTCGAAGGAAGTCGCTGTTCTTAGCGATAGTGGCATCCTTCGCAATGGTGCTGGGGGTGTTGGCCCCAGTGTTTGGGGCAGCGCCCCAGGCGAAGGCGGATGATCCCGCCTTCAAAATTCTCGTCTTCGATAAGACGGCTGGCTTCCGCCACGCGTCGATTCCGGTCGCCAAGGCCGCAATCGCCGACATGGCAGCCAACCCCGTCAACCCCGCAGACGCTTTCGCAGTCGATTTCTCCGAGAACCTTCTGACCTCGACGGGAATCGGCGGCACGGATGCAGCTGTGCTGTTTAACACGGCCAACGCTGCGACGGTCAACCTCGCTCAGTACGACGCCATCGTCTTCAACTCGACGACCGGCGACATTTTCAACTCTGAGCAGGAGGCCAACTTCCGTGCCTACATCGAGGGCGGCGGCGGTTTTGCCGGTATCCACTCGGCTTCGGACACGGAGCACCAGTGGACCTGGTACACGCAGGAGCTTGTTGGAGCGCGCTTCAACAACCACCCGGCGAACCAGACGGCGACGGTCAACATCCTCGACCGTACGAACGAGTCGACGAAGCACTTCACGAGCGACCAGTGGGTCAAGTACGACGAGTGGTACAACTTCGTCGACCTGCAGCGCGACAAGATCCACGTGCTGATGTCCCTCGACGAGAAGTCGTACAGCCCCGGCGGTGGAGCGATGCCGGCTGACCACCCGATCGCGTGGTGTCGTCAGACCGACACGATCCGTTCCTGGTACACGGCGCTCGGTCACACGACTGGAACCGGCAACAACAGCGGTGGCGACGGCACGGTCAACACCTACGCGATGCCTGAGTTCCGCGCCCACCTCCTCGGTGGTTTCAAGATCGCTGCCGGCACCATCCCCTCGGGTTGTGCGGCAAGCCAGTCCTCGAGCTTCGAGCAGGTCATGCTCGACGAGAACACCGTCAGCCCGATGGCGCTGAACGTTGCCCCCGACGGCACCGTTTTCTACATCGAGCGTGACGGTCGTCTGCGTCAGATCGACCCCACCACCAACACCACCTCGACCGCGCTGACCCTCCAGGTCTACAGCGGAAACGAGGACGGTCTGCTGGGTGTGGTCCTCGACCCTGACTTCGAGGAAAACGGGTGGATTTACCTCTACTACGCTCCCACCGCAGCCAACTTGGGCGGAGACCCGACCCACAACCGGCTCTCGCGATTCACCTACAACTTCAGTACGAAGACGGCGGCGCCGTCGTCGGAGAAGATCATTCTCAAGGTGAACACGCAGCGCAACGAGTGCTGCCACAAGGGTGGAGACATGACGTTCGATCTGAACGGCAACCTCGTCCTCGCCACCGGTGACAACACGAACCCGTTCGCCTCGGGCGGCTACACGCCGATCGACGAGCAGCCGGGACGTGCGGCTTGGGATGCCCAGGGCACCTCGGGCAACACGAACGACCTTCGTGGAAAGCTCATCCGCATTACGCCGCAGGACGATGGCACCTACACCATCCCCGCCGGTAACCTCTTCGCCCCGGGAACGCCGCTGACGCGTCCCGAGGTTTACGCGATGGGCTTCCGTAACCCGTTCCGCATCGGACTCGACCACGAGACTGGCAACATCTTCGTGGGTGAGTACGGTCCGGACGCCGGCTCGAACAGCTCCACGCGCGGTCCTCGCGGATCGGTTGAGTGGAACGTCGTTTCGCAGCCCGGCAACTACGGTTGGCCTTACTGCCACGGCCGCAGCAACGCACAGGGTGCTGCCGGTGACGTTGGCACGGGTTGCTACAACGACTACAACTTCGCCAACTCGACGAGTGGTGCGGTCTTCAACCCGAACGCGCTGGTCAACGACTCGCCGAACAACACGGGTATGACCAACCTGCCCGCGGTGATCGCACCGACGATGTGGTACCCCAACAGCAGCAACACCTACACGCCGGAAATCGGCAGTGGCGGTGGCGCTCCGATGGGTGGCCCGACGTACGAGTACGACCCGCTGAACCCGTCGGACACGAAGTGGCCGGCGTACTGGGACGGCAAGGCGATCTTCGCCGAGTGGAACCAGGGCAAGATGTACTCCATCCAGATGGATGCAGCTACGGGAACGCAGGTCCGGAAGATCAACACGATCCTTCCCGCGATCTTCGACGCAGGCTCCGGTGGCGGTAACTTCTACCGCGGTATGGACATGGAGTGGGGACCTGACGGTGCCCTCTACGTGATCGACTGGGGTTCGGGCTTCGACGGTAACAACGCCAACTCGTCGATCTTCCGCGTTGACTACACCGCGGGTGAGGCGTCGCCGGTTGCTCACGCATCCGCTGACGTGACGAACTCGGCAACGGCTCCGCTCGAGGTGAACTTCACCGGCGACACGAGCTTCCACCCGTTCGACTACCCGATCACGTACTCGTGGAACTTCGGCGACGGGTCTCCCGCCGTCACGACCGCGAACGCGACCCACACCTACACGGCCAACGGGCAGTACACCGCCCAGCTGACCGTGACGGATGACCGTGGTGGCACAAGCGTGTCGAACGTCGAAATCGTGGTCGGAAACGCCGCGCCGACGATCGAGATCGTGTTCCCCGAGAACGGTGGCTTCTTCGAGTGGGGTGACCAGATCCCCTACGAGATCGTGGTTACCGACCCGGACGCCACCGAGCCGATCGACTGTGAGAACGTGAGCCTGCTGCCGGCCCTTGGGCACGACACGCACGCGCACGACTACGGTCAGCTGTTCGGCTGTGAGGGCTACTTCCAGACGGCTCGCGACGCAGGCCACGGCCTCGAGGCGAACCTGTTCTGGGTGCTCAGCACGACCTACCAGGACGACGGAGGTGCCGTTGGCATCCCGCTGACCGGCTACGGCTCGGCAGTGCTGAACCCGACCCTCATGCAGGCGGAGTACTACGACGCGACTGGCCAGCTCGGCCAGACCACCGGCGGAGTCCAGCTCGAGAACACGACCGACTCGCTTGGCGGCGGCCG
This genomic window from Antiquaquibacter oligotrophicus contains:
- a CDS encoding cell wall-binding repeat-containing protein produces the protein MNYTHSRSRALRRPWAVAAAAALGLFAGLLTSPAAAHDGVDHDAEPGAESALDWSNYEKVLITRDVGEPIDLAILPDERIIHTARNGDLRLTDPSTGVTDVVATLPVYANSEDGLQTVALDPGFDENSWVYLVYAPLDADGDGVPDTPTGSAPQMLPEGETVEYWDQWLGVNRLSRFEWTGDTIDLASEQVILDIEVQRGQCCHVGADIDFDADGNLYLSTGDNTPASTPGANGFAPNNDAPGMNPGFDARRGAGNTNDLRGKILRIHVEDDGSYTIPDGNLFEPGTELTRPEIFVMGVRNPFRIEVDPQTNSLSWADYGPDASAAVAETADRGPMGLVEWNVVALDDPHNGGWPFVTGDNFAYNDWDFATGTPGGFFDPDNLVNDSAWNTGLTELPPARPSTLYYGDSPGDQPWDELVNFGSGSGQGPMGGPVYHFDESNPSESKLPEYWDGKAFMGEFSQDYVAAFTVDWDAFDVTHIEDFLPNAALSAANQPIHDNPMDLEFGPDGAMYTLEYGDGFFRANPDAGLYRISYAEGNKSPQASFTATPSSSSAAPLEVTFDAGASTDPDGDSLTYEWDFDGDGSFDAEGVTASHTYTELGAYTARLRVADDGGKFGLTSRQISVGNQAPTVIADYPGNGGFFDWGQAIPFSISTEDAEDGAETVCSRVAWTYGLGHDEHAHPEVSGTGCTGSFRTDPNSPEHGPGALLYGAVVVTYTDNGAGGLPPATGETTIRLNPKLQQAEHAIQREGVTVVADDAASGGSAVEGLGDGDFVAFDPVNFSGISGAVVRASGAGTVDLRWGSADAEPFATATIPAGNDWQDVEISFAAPEGSGALYVTSPSDLALDSIEMVGDGVADVQAPEVAHTLAPAVAGGVGGVFNEPVRFSVQASDNGAIQSVQYSRDGGVTWLNLSANQQYGVTFNENGEYSLTYRATDAGGNVSELGSVSFTIDLEAADADLTPPTVSATVDGRTVTITAEDEGSGVDSIEYRLAGDAEWTTYEAPFTVPGEGAVTVTFRATDVEGNVSTTGSVVVGGDGRILLPVDKVSLQMFSLTPWVSQDGLVPVLERLSEIGFENIEPFGSNFTGYTAEQFRALTDDLGLRVPSSHHNVNEATFDATLEFVRTLGQEYVGSGGFASPGIGTYENTLATAETMNRLGERSVAAGIGKFFGHNHAGEFTTQYEHDGQMMSAWEILVAETNPEWVTFQLDVAWAAHAGVDVPALIDQYADRIDLLHVKDAVNLGGSGSPSFRNLGEGDVPLQEILAAGVAADVNYFVMEYDRAADGESFAADGFEYLTGIPAGSGDVVVDRVAGANRYEVSVNISQAAYPETAPVVYVASGENYPDALSAGPAAAFEGGPLLLVKPGELPGTVGAEIERLAPEKIVVVGGPMSVDDDVFYELSGMAEETIRVAGANRFEVSRNVVEYAFGDEVPLAYIATGEKFPDALSAGGAAGAQDAPVILVQGSASDLDDATAALLADLGTTQTRVLGGSASVSPGVFSDIKALTTALRLGGADRYEAARAVNADAFSSADRAFVATGLNFPDALAGSAWAAASASPMYVAPGTCVTAGVLADLEMLGVTHVTLLGGEASLSPDVFSLTPCA
- a CDS encoding substrate-binding domain-containing protein, translated to MVVSRTVSRKLLIAAGASLATVGLLAGCAAGTPTDTGTETGGGESTGGNDETGDTVVIGFSGPAADHGWLGAINSAAIAEAAKYPDIELKVAEGTNDANLQISQVETFVNEGVDAIVLLPTDGAALTEAAIAAMEAGVPVVNVDREFSSPFAARTTILGDNYGMGVSAGTYICEQLGDNPDAVIAEIAGIDSLPLTQDRTQGFNDALADCGLSVSNRVAADFTVAGGEAVTSQLLSAAPQIDAIWNHDDDQGIGVLAAIAAAGRDEFFMVGGAGSANAMREIQSGESVLQATVIYPSTQAADGIRLARLIAQGKVMSDLVEAAVPARIVLFAPVVTAENVEEFLPTAFES
- a CDS encoding Gfo/Idh/MocA family protein, encoding MSLPQSPRVAMIGYGFMGAAHSQGWRVAPRFFDLPAKPQMQLLVGRSSTGVADAAERWGWAETATDWREAISRDDIDIIDIVTPGDSHAEIAIAALDAGKHVLCEKPLANTVEEAEAMAAAAERAAAKGVYAMLGHTYRRVPAVTFARDLIAAGKIGDIHQVRASYLQDWLIDPEVPLAWRLQKEHAGSGALGDIGAHIIDLTQFVTGLLIESVSGTVETIIKKRPILTDHASGLAGNKGGEEFGDVTVDDIALFTARFEGGKLGTFEATRFSTGRKNALRFEISGSKGAISFDLEDLNSLEYYDATLPAEEQGFTKILVTEPGHPYVSAWWPAGHMLGYEHAFSHQVKDLIEAIAADQQPTPTFADGLKVQQVLAAVEASSANGSAWTQA
- a CDS encoding sugar phosphate isomerase/epimerase family protein, which produces MSRPITLFTGQWADLPLEEVAKLASEWGYDGLELACWGDHLDPSRWDDDEYVQGRLDLLAKYNLKVWVISNHLKGQAVCDDPIDQRHKDILPPAIWGDGDPEGVRQRAAEEMKNTARIAAKLGVKTVVGFTGSSIWKYIAMFPPASQEMIDAGYQDFADRWNPILDVFDEVGVRFAHEVHPSEIAFDYWSTVRTLEAIGHREAFGLNWDPSHFVWQDLDPVGFLYEFKDRIYHVDCKDTKMRVGNGKNGRLGSLLQWADGRRGWDFISTGHGDVPWEDSFRMLNQIGYEGPISVEWEDAGMDRLIGAPEALEFVRRLAFDPPAAAFDAAFSTKTE
- a CDS encoding ROK family transcriptional regulator, with protein sequence MNRVGHGQPDVADLPVSTPTASDTTRRGNLSLVLSLVHHKRAISRAELTRVTGLNRSTIGTLVSHLVELGLVNEGRASGNSQIGRPSPTVTPNRSLAALAINPEVDAVTVGLVGLGGEVIRKIRFATLQSPTPIEVANISAAILEGMKVELESGYRIVGVGVGVPGLTRVEDGVVSYAPHLGWRDAPVAQLIAEATGYSVTAANDASLGAIAELQFGGGQGCQDLVYLNGGPSGIGGGVAGGGALRTGRNGYAGELGHTLVRTDGAECHCGGSGCLETEVSLARLQELVGLAGADIDEVARALRASDPTVVMPEIRRQLDYLAITLRNAVNAFNPERIILGGFLATLYSMDPDYLVSQVRARALHGPGEVVEISEAQLESNILMIGAAELAFSRLLADPLIPLP